The DNA region CTAATGGAAAATCTGGGTTTATAGTGCTTCGTCGCGCGTTGCTGCCGGAATCAACGCTCATGCCCCGGAGGCTTGTTTGAAAAACCCCGGAATTTTGATTATCACCCTCATCATGATCGCGATACTCTCGATCGCCTGCCCGTCTCACGGGGCTGCCGCGCGGGGATCCGGCGAACGCGAAATCGTCGTAGGTGCCGGATCGTCCCTCCACGGCGGCCTCGCCAGCAGACAAGTGCTGATTTCACCGGCTCTCAGCACGCAGCCGACGCGCCAGCCCTCTCTTCGACTGCGCCTCGAAGGAAACCTTGAATTGATCCATTATGATGGAAAACTGACTACCATTGCCGGCATCGCGCCGATGATCCGAGTCTACCTCGTGCCCGGGCGGGACCGGGGGCTTTTTGTCGAGGGAGGAGTGGGCGTTAATGTCAAAAGCCGGAAGACCATCCGCGAAAGAGAACTGGGAGGTTCCCTCATTTTCAGCCCCTCCCTGGGCGCGGGATACGCTTTTTCTGAGCGGCGGCACCCCGCGGCTCTTTCAATTCGTTACAGGCATCTCTCAAACGGAGGACTCTATTCAGAGAATCGGGGATTTGATTCCTGGTATGGCTTGATTTCTATAGGGTTTTAACGCAAGGAGGATGATCATGGAAAAAACCAAACCAACCCGGGATGAGGCGCTGGCTCTCCTGATGCAGTATAACCGGAGCGAAGGACTGATTGTGCATGCCCTCGCGGTAGAGGGGGTTATGCGCCACTTCGCCGGGAAATTCGGCGGCGATCCCGATGTGTGGGGCATCGTCGGTCTGGTCCACGACCTGGACTACGAACAATACCCCGACCATCACTGCCGGAAGAGCCGCGAGATTCTCGAGGAAAACAACTGGCCCGAGGAGTACATCCGTGCCGTCGTAAGCCACGGCTGGGGCATTTGCAGTGACGTTCCTCCCGAATCGAAGATGGAACAGGTACTCTACGCAATTGACGAACTGACGGGGCTGGTATCAGCCGCGGCGCTGGTACGGCCATCCCGAAGCGTGATGGATCTGACCACAAAGTCGGTCAGAAAAAAATGGAAGGACAAGCGCTTCGCCGCCGGTGTCGACCGTGGAATCATCGAAGCGGGGGCCCGAATGCTGGATATGGACATCAACGACCTGATCACGGAAACCATTGAAGGCATGCGCGGCGTGGCCGAAGACATCGGTCTGAAATAAAAGATAAAAACCTCTTTTCTCTGACGGAGGCATTCTCAGAGGGCTGTATTACAGGCAGAAAGCGACTGTCGCCTCGGGAAATTTAGAGATGAGGCAGTCGTTTTCCTGCCGACCGCATACCGGGAATTCTTTCCGGGGTATGCGATGATGACTTGTGAACGTGCCAGTACTTAAACAAACCATGAACCGGGAGGATATGCCGTGATGGGTCTGATCAAAGAGTTTAAAGAATTTGCGGTACGGGGTAATGTCGTCGATATGGCAGTCGGCATCATTATAGGAGCCGCCTTTGGTAAAATCGTTTCGTCCGCCGTGGGCGACGTTATCATGCCTCCCATCGGTGTCCTCCTGGGAGGAGTCGATTTCTCCAATCTTGCCTTTACTGTGAAAGAGGCCACCGGAGACCTGCCGGCTGTCGTCATCGGCTATGGGAAATTTATTCAGACGGTTATTGATTTTACCATCATCGCGTTTACCATATTTATCGCGATAAAGGGAATCAACTCGCTGAAGCGTAAAGAAGAAGCGCCCGCGGCTCCACCGGAACCTCCGGCACAGGAAGTATTGCTGATGGAAATACGTGATTTGCTGAAAGAACGTAAGTAAACCCCGGTACGGGGGCTCCGGTACCGGAGGTCATACCTCCGGTACCATTCTACGAAGCCGTCATCTTGTACCGCCCATCAAAGAGCCCGGAAGGCCACGGACAACCTGCCGTCCCGCAGAGGAGCCGACGGAGCGAACGGCACTCTTTTTGCCGCGGCCTGCACCATGCCGTCTGCCCTGCCGCCAGGGGGTCCCGTTCGTCCGAAAAGTAATTCGTTTATTCCGCCGCCAGGGCTCTTCGCCGCTGTCGCCGCCGCGTGCTGCCGGGCTGCCTCACGCGACTGCGCGTGCCCGGCATCACCCGAACTCCGTCAGCCGCTTCCTCTGTTTCACAGCTGCGGGACGTCTGTTCGATACTGTCAAGTGTCGATTTTGCATTGACAAGTTATTTTGCATGTATACTATTGGTATGCAAAATAAAATGGAAGGTGCCTCCATGAACGATGATGATCGGTTGATATTGCTCCTGTTTACAGCCCAGCAAAAGTTGCGGTCCTACCTCAACAATGCACTGGCGGCATCGGATATCGGTGTGACCGTTGCCCAGTCGGGAATCCTCTTCCTTCTCAAACAGAAGGAAGGACGGACAATGACGGAAATAAGCAGGATCCTCGGCATTGACAACTCAACCGTGACCGGCCTGACGGATCGCCTGGAAAAGGCGGGCCTGGTCAGGAGACAGAACAACCCGAATGATCGACGGATTTCACACCTGCAGATTACAGAAAAAGGGCTGCGGGAGGCGGATCGGGCACGAGTGGTGATTCATCGGGTCAATGATGAAATCAAGTCAGGACACACAGACGAAGAGATCGATTCTTTCAAACGGGTACTCAAACGTTTCTTTGCCAAGTTCGACGGATCGAAAAAAGCGGTAGAGGCGGAGGCTTCTTCGGAGAAACTTTCCACCCGTGAAGAAAGATTTGAAGGGGCCGGGCGATGACACACCGATTCTCTCCGGATCTGACGGCTCTGCGGCATCGGGTGGAAACCTTCGCGGCAAAGGAAGCTCTTCCCGTCCTGATAACCAGTGAAGACTTTCCCCGGAACCTCTGGTCAACCATGGGACAGAAAGGATTACTCGGCCTGGGGATTCCGGAAGAATACGGCGGGTCGGGAGGAACGTGGATAACTATCCAGGCTGTCGGCGAATCCCTGGTACGGGGATGCTCGAGCATCGGCCTGGCCCTGTCCTGGCTTATCCATGTTCTTTTGAGCCGCTTTATGATCATGGGATTGGGAACCAGGGACCAGATGGATCAGTGGCTGCCCCGGCTCGCCCGGGGTGAAACCACGATAGCGCTCGCTATTTCAGAGCCCCGGGTAGGGTCTCATCCCCGGCACCTGCGGACATTCGCCGCACATGAGGGCACGCAATGGAGACTTCAGGGAGAAAAAAATTATCTCTCCAACGGCCCCCTGGCCGGGGTGTTTTTAGTCCTCGCTGTTTCAAGCGGAAAAGGAAGCGCAAAGGGATTCACCG from Syntrophales bacterium includes:
- a CDS encoding acyloxyacyl hydrolase: MKNPGILIITLIMIAILSIACPSHGAAARGSGEREIVVGAGSSLHGGLASRQVLISPALSTQPTRQPSLRLRLEGNLELIHYDGKLTTIAGIAPMIRVYLVPGRDRGLFVEGGVGVNVKSRKTIRERELGGSLIFSPSLGAGYAFSERRHPAALSIRYRHLSNGGLYSENRGFDSWYGLISIGF
- a CDS encoding hydrolase; amino-acid sequence: MEKTKPTRDEALALLMQYNRSEGLIVHALAVEGVMRHFAGKFGGDPDVWGIVGLVHDLDYEQYPDHHCRKSREILEENNWPEEYIRAVVSHGWGICSDVPPESKMEQVLYAIDELTGLVSAAALVRPSRSVMDLTTKSVRKKWKDKRFAAGVDRGIIEAGARMLDMDINDLITETIEGMRGVAEDIGLK
- a CDS encoding MarR family transcriptional regulator is translated as MNDDDRLILLLFTAQQKLRSYLNNALAASDIGVTVAQSGILFLLKQKEGRTMTEISRILGIDNSTVTGLTDRLEKAGLVRRQNNPNDRRISHLQITEKGLREADRARVVIHRVNDEIKSGHTDEEIDSFKRVLKRFFAKFDGSKKAVEAEASSEKLSTREERFEGAGR
- the mscL gene encoding large-conductance mechanosensitive channel protein MscL — translated: MGLIKEFKEFAVRGNVVDMAVGIIIGAAFGKIVSSAVGDVIMPPIGVLLGGVDFSNLAFTVKEATGDLPAVVIGYGKFIQTVIDFTIIAFTIFIAIKGINSLKRKEEAPAAPPEPPAQEVLLMEIRDLLKERK